Proteins encoded within one genomic window of Dyadobacter chenhuakuii:
- a CDS encoding TolC family protein, whose product MKLKFHIAALLSFVAIGSTKAQEYSLPQLLELAMKNDFSIQSAQLEERKTNAKIDEVKSALLPNVAVSGDYRRYFKIPGQVVPASAFGGPEGQYSTLAFGLPYNLSTTAQVTQNLYNPSVKYALKAANLNRELTSLSTVKTKEDVAYNVTDAYYNLVTVVQQMAFLDSNLISLDRMHKVSDLLYQNKLGQRVDVDRILINKTTTETQLATLKDNYSQLVNLLKYYTGTSQTDSLRIAINVSDVSLPAQAQDAELRRTDVALLNKQRDLNELQDKNIKSGFIPTVNAYGVANMAFYAKGGENSTFQDVPGYWAGLQLNWNVFDGMARRAKRTQNQIDNDKLNVQLRQVKESIAMEEANARNKFAVEQRNINAKKDQVALASRVYKQIQLQFKEGTVSLTDVIQAENSNLDAQSNYLTSLVQLLKAELEWKKATGSLIQK is encoded by the coding sequence ATGAAATTAAAATTTCATATCGCAGCCCTATTGTCTTTTGTGGCGATAGGCAGCACAAAAGCGCAGGAATATTCGCTGCCGCAACTCTTAGAATTAGCCATGAAAAATGATTTTTCCATTCAGTCGGCGCAGCTGGAAGAACGGAAAACAAACGCAAAGATTGACGAGGTGAAATCTGCCTTACTGCCTAATGTCGCGGTTTCCGGAGATTACAGACGTTATTTCAAAATCCCAGGACAGGTGGTGCCCGCAAGCGCATTCGGCGGGCCAGAAGGACAGTATAGCACATTGGCGTTCGGGTTGCCTTACAATTTGTCAACGACAGCGCAAGTGACTCAGAATCTGTATAATCCGTCTGTAAAATATGCATTGAAAGCAGCTAATCTCAATCGCGAGCTGACTTCATTAAGCACGGTGAAAACCAAAGAAGATGTGGCTTACAATGTAACGGACGCCTATTACAATCTCGTTACGGTGGTGCAGCAAATGGCTTTTTTAGATAGCAACCTCATTTCGCTGGACCGCATGCACAAAGTTTCAGACCTCCTTTATCAGAATAAGTTAGGCCAGCGCGTGGATGTTGACCGGATTTTAATCAACAAAACTACAACAGAAACGCAGCTGGCCACTTTAAAAGACAATTACAGCCAGCTCGTCAATCTTCTCAAATATTACACCGGCACGTCACAGACCGATTCCTTGCGTATAGCAATTAACGTTAGTGACGTTTCGCTGCCTGCACAAGCGCAGGATGCTGAATTAAGGCGCACGGATGTGGCATTATTGAATAAGCAACGTGATCTGAATGAGTTGCAGGACAAGAACATTAAGTCCGGATTTATCCCTACTGTGAATGCCTACGGAGTCGCTAATATGGCGTTCTATGCCAAAGGGGGCGAGAATTCAACGTTTCAGGATGTGCCTGGTTACTGGGCTGGTTTGCAGCTGAACTGGAATGTGTTCGACGGAATGGCCCGACGCGCCAAACGCACTCAGAATCAGATTGATAATGACAAATTGAATGTGCAGTTGAGGCAAGTGAAAGAGTCAATCGCCATGGAAGAAGCCAATGCGCGCAACAAATTCGCCGTAGAACAAAGGAACATTAATGCTAAGAAAGACCAGGTGGCGCTGGCATCCAGGGTTTACAAACAGATCCAGCTGCAATTCAAGGAGGGAACGGTTTCGCTGACAGATGTTATTCAAGCTGAAAACAGCAACCTGGACGCCCAGAGCAATTATCTCACATCGCTTGTCCAATTGCTGAAAGCTGAGCTGGAATGGAAAAAAGCGACCGGCTCACTCATTCAAAAATAA
- a CDS encoding TetR/AcrR family transcriptional regulator → MKCIGEKSEDKIKEAARRVFLKKGFDGTTSRDIAREADMNIALTNYYFRSKEKLFLEIFSEVLDMYFNSTLEILNKKIDIKSKISEMIENDFDMMKNEPDLVIFIMNEIHKEPDRLFSGMSVFKKLQESYFTTQLEEGIANGTIRELRLENLLPLIKCSVEFIFLGKPIHKKLYNMTDEDFEKFAETQKNHIKEMICNYLVIS, encoded by the coding sequence GTGAAGTGCATAGGAGAAAAAAGCGAGGACAAGATTAAGGAGGCGGCAAGAAGGGTTTTTCTTAAAAAAGGTTTCGATGGAACAACGTCGAGAGACATTGCCCGCGAAGCTGATATGAACATTGCATTGACGAATTATTATTTCAGAAGTAAGGAAAAGCTGTTTCTTGAGATTTTCAGTGAAGTGCTGGATATGTATTTTAACAGCACGCTCGAAATTCTCAATAAGAAGATTGACATTAAGAGCAAGATTTCGGAGATGATCGAAAACGATTTCGATATGATGAAAAATGAGCCTGATTTGGTGATTTTTATCATGAATGAAATTCACAAGGAACCGGACCGCTTGTTCTCTGGCATGTCGGTTTTCAAAAAATTACAGGAATCCTATTTTACAACCCAGCTGGAAGAAGGCATTGCGAATGGAACGATCCGGGAGCTCAGACTCGAAAACTTGCTGCCGCTGATCAAATGCTCTGTTGAATTTATTTTCCTGGGAAAACCCATTCACAAGAAGCTTTACAATATGACGGATGAAGATTTTGAAAAGTTTGCAGAAACTCAGAAAAACCACATCAAGGAAATGATTTGCAATTATTTGGTAATCAGTTAA
- a CDS encoding efflux RND transporter periplasmic adaptor subunit: MKRLLIFLAVIAGIGLTAAKLLDNKEKTAQKVYIPDTDPKVGVKVAVAEIRRLSQEASFLGSFTPNRKVEIRPQAGGEIVRLNIEEGQFVKAGQLIAKLDDEQLRYQIEAAQVTLEGYQNDLKRYEVLVKGDAVPAVNLERTQLSIRSTEAQIKQLKKQVANTSIIAPFSGIVTAKMVEKGSVVSIGTPMAEITDISLLKLVVNIPEKSVNEFRNGKTIGIKTDVYPDADFKGKVTMVSAEGDDAHNYPVEITVQNSQKNPLKAGMYGSIANTGEVKGEALAVPRQAITGSAKQPQVYVVENGKANMRDVAIGATTNEFYEITKGLKAGDKVVTSGQINLQNGTSVVAQ; encoded by the coding sequence ATGAAACGTTTACTTATATTTTTAGCCGTGATTGCAGGCATAGGACTTACTGCGGCAAAATTGCTGGACAACAAAGAAAAGACAGCACAGAAAGTTTACATACCCGATACAGATCCCAAAGTAGGTGTGAAAGTTGCCGTCGCAGAAATACGGCGATTATCACAGGAAGCATCCTTTTTGGGATCTTTTACTCCCAACCGCAAAGTAGAGATCCGTCCGCAGGCAGGCGGCGAAATCGTTCGTCTGAACATTGAAGAAGGACAATTCGTAAAGGCCGGACAACTGATCGCCAAGCTGGACGACGAGCAATTGCGTTACCAGATCGAGGCCGCGCAGGTTACATTGGAAGGTTATCAGAATGATTTGAAACGTTACGAAGTGCTCGTCAAAGGCGACGCGGTTCCTGCGGTAAACCTGGAAAGAACTCAGCTGAGCATTCGCAGCACAGAAGCGCAGATCAAGCAATTGAAAAAACAGGTTGCCAACACCAGCATCATCGCTCCTTTCTCGGGGATTGTGACGGCCAAAATGGTTGAAAAAGGCTCCGTAGTGAGCATAGGAACGCCTATGGCCGAGATTACAGACATTTCCCTGCTGAAATTGGTGGTGAATATTCCTGAAAAATCGGTAAATGAGTTTCGCAATGGCAAAACGATCGGCATTAAAACGGATGTTTATCCTGACGCAGATTTCAAAGGGAAAGTGACCATGGTAAGCGCAGAAGGCGATGATGCGCACAATTATCCGGTAGAGATCACGGTTCAGAATTCACAGAAAAATCCATTGAAAGCAGGCATGTATGGCTCCATCGCCAACACTGGCGAAGTGAAGGGCGAAGCATTGGCCGTGCCACGCCAGGCAATTACGGGTTCAGCGAAACAGCCACAGGTTTACGTGGTTGAAAACGGCAAAGCAAACATGCGCGACGTAGCCATCGGCGCCACGACCAACGAATTTTATGAAATCACAAAAGGACTGAAAGCGGGCGACAAAGTCGTGACCAGCGGACAGATTAACCTGCAAAACGGAACTTCTGTTGTTGCACAATAA
- a CDS encoding acetate/propionate family kinase produces MNILIINSGSSSLKYQFFKMPDQQPLSAGIVERIGKENCFIRHKVQKDGVEKLTESTFFVKDHAEGLQKVVQLLTDFETGIIENINEIEVVGHRVVHGGEDFTTAVMVTDEVKEKIRSLFSLAPLHNPVNYKCIEIAEKTFPNAKQVAVFDTAFHQSMPEYAFRYAIPEKYYAEMRIRAYGFHGTSHKYVSAAAMAWMGKPDAKIISIHLGNGCSITAVDSGKSLDTSMGFGPLSGLIMGTRSGDIDPSVILHLLRQERRTPDEMDILLNKQSGMLGLTGHSDMRDVRKLLEMGNYDAELASDMYAYRIKKYIGSYAATLNGLDAVIFTAGVGENDPQMRERVCRDMEFLGLKIDQDANRIKSSDIKEISSAESRVKILVVPTNEEFEIARQSFELLSEEPPCEQVELY; encoded by the coding sequence ATGAACATTCTCATCATCAATTCGGGCAGCAGCTCGCTGAAATATCAGTTTTTCAAAATGCCCGATCAGCAACCGCTCAGTGCGGGGATTGTGGAGCGGATTGGAAAAGAAAACTGCTTTATAAGGCATAAGGTGCAGAAAGACGGCGTTGAAAAGCTGACAGAAAGTACATTCTTCGTAAAAGATCACGCGGAAGGCCTTCAAAAAGTTGTGCAGCTGCTCACTGATTTCGAAACCGGGATCATTGAAAATATAAATGAAATAGAAGTGGTCGGACACCGCGTGGTACATGGCGGGGAGGATTTTACAACTGCTGTAATGGTGACGGATGAGGTGAAGGAAAAGATCCGTTCCTTATTCTCGCTCGCGCCGCTGCATAATCCGGTGAATTACAAATGCATTGAAATTGCGGAAAAAACATTTCCTAACGCAAAGCAGGTTGCCGTTTTCGACACCGCATTTCACCAATCCATGCCTGAATATGCCTTTCGTTACGCCATTCCCGAAAAATATTACGCTGAGATGCGCATCCGCGCTTACGGATTTCATGGGACAAGCCACAAATATGTGAGTGCTGCAGCGATGGCGTGGATGGGCAAGCCGGATGCCAAGATTATCAGCATTCACTTGGGAAATGGTTGCAGCATTACGGCCGTGGATAGCGGCAAGTCGCTGGATACGAGCATGGGTTTCGGGCCTTTGAGCGGATTGATCATGGGAACAAGGTCGGGCGACATTGATCCTTCCGTAATCCTGCATTTGCTAAGGCAGGAACGCAGGACGCCGGACGAAATGGATATTTTATTAAACAAACAATCCGGAATGCTCGGGCTCACGGGCCATAGCGACATGCGCGATGTGCGGAAACTGCTGGAAATGGGCAATTATGATGCGGAACTCGCCTCGGATATGTATGCCTATCGGATTAAAAAATACATTGGTTCCTATGCCGCCACATTGAACGGTCTCGACGCAGTCATCTTTACAGCCGGCGTAGGCGAGAATGATCCGCAGATGCGCGAGCGCGTTTGCAGGGATATGGAATTTTTGGGATTAAAAATCGATCAGGATGCAAATCGCATCAAATCATCCGATATTAAGGAAATCAGTTCGGCAGAGTCGCGGGTGAAAATCCTGGTTGTGCCTACAAATGAGGAGTTTGAGATCGCCCGGCAAAGTTTTGAGCTGCTGAGCGAGGAGCCGCCTTGTGAGCAAGTGGAATTGTATTAA